Proteins encoded by one window of Vigna radiata var. radiata cultivar VC1973A chromosome 5, Vradiata_ver6, whole genome shotgun sequence:
- the LOC106761385 gene encoding putative cyclin-A3-1, producing the protein METRAGAKRKRNEAVVVVEKQHPKMHRVVLGELPNLPNLIVPENQNLPKQKVSCWKNPNTKKLSSSQIDQHYVSDIDEYLRAMEKKKRPIVNYMDKVQLVLTANMRQILVDWLVDVAVEYKLLSETLHLCVSLIDRFLSVSPVTKSKLQLVGVSSMLLASKYEETKPPSVAKFCRITDNTFEKKEVVKMEAEILESLNFEIGNPTAITFLKRFLSVASTNEKTPNLKIEFLSFYLAELSLLDYSCIRFLPSIIAASALFLARFIVSPKMHPWSFSLPEWSGYKPFELKACVFTLHDLYFSRKAASFRSVRDKYKQCKFKCVANLPSPPHVPSHYFEDW; encoded by the exons ATGGAGACTCGTGCTGGggcaaagagaaagagaaatgaagCTGTTGTGGTGGTGGAAAAACAACACCCCAAGATGCATCGGGTTGTATTGGGTGAACTTCCCAATCTACCAAACCTTATTGTCCCCGAAAATCAAAATCTGCCCAAACAGAAAGTTTCATGTTGGAAAAATCCCAACACCAAGAAACTATCTTCTTCTCAGATAGACCAACATTATGTATCTGATATCGATGAATATCTTCGTGCAATGGAG aaaaagaaaagaccaaTAGTTAACTACATGGACAAAGTTCAGTTGGTACTTACCGCAAACATGAGACAAATATTGGTGGATTGGTTAGTAGATGTTGCTGTGGAGTACAAGCTTCTCTCTGAAACTCTTCATCTTTGTGTGTCATTAATAGATAGGTTTTTATCAGTTAGTCCTGTGACAAAATCCAAGCTTCAGTTAGTAGGTGTATCTTCAATGCTTCTTGCCTC GAAGTACGAGGAAACTAAACCACCCAGCGTGGCCAAATTTTGCCGCATCACTGATAAcacttttgaaaagaaagag GTTGTAAAGATGGAAGCTGAAATACTTGAGTCTCTAAACTTTGAAATTGGCAATCCTACTGCAATCACTTTTCTAAA GAGATTTTTGAGTGTTGCTTCTACTAATGAAAAA ACACCAAATTTGAAGATTGAGTTCCTGAGCTTCTACCTTGCTGAGCTAAGTTTGTTGGATTATAGTTGTATAAGATTCTTGCCTTCCATTATAGCTGCATCTGCTTTATTTCTTGCCAGGTTTATTGTCTCTCCCAAAATGCATCCTTGG AGTTTTTCCCTGCCTGAATGGTCAGGTTACAAACCATTTGAGTTGAAAGCTTGTGTTTTCACTTTGCATGACTTGTATTTTTCAAGAAAGGCAGCATCCTTCCGATCTGTTAGGGATAAATATAAACAGTGCAAG TTCAAGTGTGTGGCAAACCTCCCATCTCCTCCACATGTACCAAGTCATTACTTTGAAGATTGGTGA
- the LOC106760859 gene encoding putative cyclin-A3-1: METRAAAKRKATAAAAPMVVVQKQHPKRQRVVLGELSNFPNATQNKRKEKLQCRKNPNLKKSSPTEFISSSSSPQFDQLYVSDIFEYLHVMEMQRKRRPMIDYIEKVQKEVTVIMRTILVDWLVEVAEEYNLHSDTLHLSVSYIDRFLSVNPVSKSRLQLLGVSAMLIAAKYDEVDPPRVDAFCNITDNTYQKAEVVKMEADILKSLKFEMGNPTVNTFLRRFVDVACDNKKASNLQFEFLSCYLADLSLLDYDCLRILPSIVAASAVFLARFIIAPEVHPWTSSLSECSGYKSVELKECVIILHDLYFSRKAASFKAVREKYKQHKFKFVARLPSPPHIPSHYFETQ, from the exons ATGGAGACGCGTGCAGCTGCAAAGAGAAAGGCCACAGCTGCTGCTGCTCCCATGGTGGTGGTCCAAAAACAACATCCTAAAAGGCAGCGTGTTGTGCTGGGTGAACTTTCAAATTTTCCGAATGCAACTCAAAACAAACGCAAAGAGAAACTACAATGTCGGAAGAATCCAAATTTAAAGAAATCATCTCCCACAGAGTTCATATCCTCTTCCTCATCCCCACAGTTTGACCAACTTTATGTTTCCGACATCTTCGAGTATCTTCATGTGATGGAG ATGCAGAGGAAGAGGAGGCCAATGATTGACTACATCgagaaagttcaaaaagaagTTACTGTAATCATGAGGACAATATTGGTCGATTGGTTAGTGGAGGTAGCTGAAGAGTACAATCTTCACTCGGACACCCTTCATCTCTCTGTTTCATACATAGATAGATTTTTATCAGTGAATCCTGTTAGCAAGTCAAGACTTCAATTACTGGGTGTATCGGCCATGCTCATTGCTGC AAAGTATGACGAAGTTGACCCACCCCGTGTTGATGCTTTTTGCAACATTACTGACAACACATATCAGAAGGCAGAG GTTGTAAAGATGGAAGCTGACATACTCAAGTCTCTAAAGTTTGAGATGGGAAATCCTACTGTGAACACCTTTCTAAG GAGGTTTGTTGATGTTGCTTGTGATAACAAAAAG GCTTCAAATTTACAGTTTGAATTTCTAAGCTGCTATCTTGCTGACCTAAGTTTGTTGGACTATGATTGCTTGAGAATTTTGCCTTCTATTGTGGCAGCTTCAGCTGTATTTCTTGCCAGATTTATTATTGCTCCTGAAGTTCATCCTTGG ACTTCTTCCTTGTCTGAGTGTTCTGGTTACAAATCAGTTGAACTGAAAGAATGTGTCATCATCTTGCATGACTTGTATTTTTCAAGAAAGGCGGCGTCTTTCAAAGCTGTCAGGGAGAAATACAAGCAGCACAag TTCAAGTTCGTAGCAAGATTGCCTTCTCCTCCACATATACCAAGTCATTACTTTGAAACTCAGTGA
- the LOC106761228 gene encoding putative cyclin-A3-1: METRAASKRKANAMVLVQKQHPKRHRVALAELPNLPNHIVSGTQNPLKEKSRSVKNLNGKKPSPTTDQSSSLHIDESLVSDVYEYLHEMEMQKKRRPMVDYIEKVQKLVTPTMRAILVDWLVEVGEEYKLLPDTLHLSVSYIDRFLSVNPVTKSRLQLLGVSSMLISSKYEEMDPPCVNDFCSITDYTYDKAEVVKMEADILKSLQFEMGSPTVNTFLRRFADVVSDNEITPNSQIEFLGRYLAELSLLDYDCLRFLPSVVAASAVFLSKFIISPEVHPWTPSLNACSGYKPAELKECVLTLHDLYLLRKAASFKAVRNKYKQQKFKCVANLPSPPYVPNCYFEDQ; the protein is encoded by the exons ATGGAGACTCGTGCCGCCTCAAAGAGAAAGGCAAATGCAATGGTGTTGGTCCAAAAACAACATCCTAAAAGGCATAGGGTTGCTTTGGCTGAACTCCCCAATTTACCAAATCATATTGTTTCAGGAACTCAAAATCCTTTGAAAGAGAAATCGCGAAGTGTGAAGAATCTCAATGGGAAGAAGCCATCTCCCACAACCGATCAATCTTCTTCTCTACACATTGATGAATCCCTTGTTTCTGATGTCTATGAGTATCTTCACGAGATGGAG ATGCAGAAAAAGAGGAGACCAATGGTTGACTACATTGAGAAAGTTCAGAAGCTAGTTACACCAACCATGAGAGCAATCTTGGTGGATTGGTTAGTAGAAGTGGGTGAGGAGTACAAGCTTCTCCCTGATACTCTTCATCTCTCTGTTTCATACATTGATAGGTTTTTGTCGGTTAATCCCGTGACTAAATCGAGACTTCAGTTGCTGGGTGTTTCCTCCATGCTCATTTCATC CAAATATGAGGAAATGGATCCACCTTGTGTGAATGATTTTTGCAGTATCACTGATTATACATATGACAAGGCAGAG gtTGTTAAGATGGAAGCTGACATACTGAAGTCACTACAATTTGAAATGGGAAGTCCCACTGTGAACACTTTTCTCAG GAGGTTTGCTGATGTTGTTTCTGACAATGAAATA aCTCCAAATTCACAGATTGAATTTTTGGGCCGCTATCTTGCTGAATTAAGCTTGTTGGACTatgattgtttgagatttttGCCTTCTGTTGTGGCAGCGTCAGCTGTATTTCTTTCCAAGTTTATTATCTCGCCTGAAGTGCATCCATGG ACTCCTTCTTTGAATGCATGTTCGGGTTACAAACCAGCTGAATTGAAAGAATGTGTCCTAACCTTGCATGACCTGTACTTGTTACGAAAGGCAGCATCCTTCAAAGCTGTCCGGAATAAGTACAAGCAACAAAAg TTTAAATGTGTTGCAAACCTGCCTTCCCCTCCTTATGTACCAAATTGTTACTTTGAAGACCAGTGA